The Alnus glutinosa chromosome 3, dhAlnGlut1.1, whole genome shotgun sequence nucleotide sequence CAATTTCATGGTTGTTAAGGATGATCATCCCAAAAGagataaaaagtgaaacaaaTATGATGCAAATTGTGTTCCAAAACATTTctccaaaattaatttctatcatTCCATATGGTGAACTTTAGACATAGTAGATATAACTTAGTACAACTAAGAGCACTATGTAGCGCACACAAAAGTTTCCTATCAATGCAGGGTTCCAACATTCAAATCTATTTTCCATACAGTGATCACCGAGATTTTAAGTCATGCTCTCCAAATGAAAGGATATACATGTATAGTGGGGCCAAAAGGAGATAACAATTTTGTACTAAATTCCAACAAGTGTAACAAACAAAGGAAACTGTAATTGTGCAAAAAATTATCAATACACAGATGCTAAAGCAAAATAGTTATTTACAACATATTCTGTCAAAGGAAGACATCCTGCCAAGTATTCTTTACTGTTCAGAATTTTAAAACTTATTCGTATTTAGAAGTAAGTGACATATAAAAAATAGATACCATCCCTACCACAATTATGGATTAAATTAGTATTCtcatcataaatatttttaagggcaaatttaaaaaaaagtcatactcgtttccatttttttaagaTTACAGAAACTGTGTGCCAACATTTACCTGAGCTGCATATCTTTCATAATGTTGCACTCCTGAAACAGGGTCTGGATTCATATCAGAAGCAACAATGTCATTGATTTTTTCAGAGGAAAACTTTAAGAACTCATCAAACCTTTCATCATTCTTCAGATTGACTGCAGCTTCAACCATTTTAAGTGAATTTAAAGGCAGATCGTTTTCGTCTTGATCCAATGATGTAAGACCTCCAGCCTCTCTTGTGCTATCAAAAGCATCATCAACCTTTTTGATGGTGTCTTTGGAGCCAGTATAACCACTCTGTAACAACTGACACACTTCCTTAGTCGACTGCAAGCATGGATTAGCTGAATTTATACCGTCCACCTCCACAGGTTTTGCCAGACATTCACCATCCCACCCTGAAGAATGGCAAGACTGGACTTCCCTCTCAAGGCTAGAAATTTGCACAGCATTCAATTGGGTATTACACTGTTCATGAAAATTTGAATCTGCTGCAACTATATTGTCTCTATAagcatgaaaaaaagaagaagaaagaaatacttCAATTGATGGAAAGTGGTCAGAGTATTGAACAAGGAATGAAGTTTGAGAATGTGCCTATAACCCACAAATACTTGTCAAAAAGCATTGTATGTATTGTAGAGTTAGAAAATCTCACACCTTTCCAGAAAACTGGTCTCTCGCTGCAGATCTATACGAGGTGATGTAAATACAAGCGGTGGGATCGGCAGATTGGTTTCCAAAAGTCTTTGTGTATAATGTATTGACTTGAGTGAATTTATAGGGGATAGATTGCTAATGAAATTGGAGAAAGGCGACTCCTACAGTTGAATAAGCAAAGATGAACAAGTGAACACACAATGCAATATGCCAGAGTCTATGAAACAAGAGATTACACAGGTACAGTTGAGAGCTCCAAAAtcaattccaaaaaatattttaggaatAAGATACATTACCCTAACAATTGATTTGAATCTGAGAAAAATGAGtacaaaggagaaaaaataaataaataaataaaataaaattctggaTATCACATTTGAAGTCATGCTCATTTCCAATAAACGGAAGCCCTGTTGTGTAAACTTCGGACCCATGCAAAGCGCCCCCTCCACTCCGACCCATACTAAAGTTGACTAAGCCAAACAGATGCATTGAATAAAGTTGGCGGACTCTTTGTTTCCTAGGTCCCAAATGATGAAACATACAAGATAATAATCTTTTAGTTACTTTTCCTTTACTAGATTTTCTCAATAACCACAAAACCTTGACTCATTTTTGGCTTAATTAAGTCAAGACAATGCATAAACTAAACTAgcatagaaaaaataaaataaaaaattgattactTAATTAAAGAAATGTTGTAGTGCTAAAATGAATTGAAACCCTTGACCAATTACCATAATCAAATTCccccaaaaaaccaaaattctttCTTTGATTGTTTAGAAAATGTTAAAGGaaagaattataaaaaaaaactaactgtcCACAAAACCTATCATCATTCATCCTTCATAAATTCGCCTAcccataaataataataataataataataaattgaaaaatagagagaaatcaaacctattatttattattttttttaaaaaaaaagacctatttctttttctgatgtGAAAACAACCAAGCATGACCAGAGCTTACTTGCGCTACCGGAGGCCTCGCTGAACTCGGAGATGACGTGGGAGAATCCATGTCACCAAAATCCATATCCTTCTCTTCGAATCGCATTTCGTTTCACGAACAAAAAAGtctaaaaatggaaaaaatttcTCTCTAGTTTTCTCGTCAAAGTGACAGGAAATAGCTTCCATCGATTTTTTTGAACCTTAATGGAGCGGGAAAGCGACCAACTAAATTGTAACATTCTAATCCGCACCGTGGGCCGCAATAGTGTCCGCTTTTATTTCGGGTGGTTCCCAAGTCCATATTAGACTTTGCCCTCCTACTTTTCCTTCTACGTATGTGAAGGAAAGAGACAAAAAGAGGTAGGAATTGGATCGATGAGAAAGTGATTGCTCTGTCGCCGAAAAGATTGAAAGCGCTATGTATGGAGGACTGAGGAGGGGTTTAACCTAAAAATCCCCCTACTCTGTGTTTGGGCTAaagtatatatagatatattattCCCCTAACAAAGAAACACAGCCCAAGTTTTGGGCCTGGCCCGTATGTGGAACCGGGTCGGGTTTTATTTCGGATAAATCATCCGGTTCCTGACCAGCCCACCGGACAAACCCTAGATAAACCCTAGCTTTTCAAGTTTCAAGAAAAAGAGCTTCATGGTTATTGCTAATCGTCTGTTTGATTGCTTGAGAAAATTGAAGGTTTAGTGTACAATTTAAAACAGCTTTGCCTTTGAGTCCTtcattttctcggcaaccaaacggGAACCTTTTGATTCAAGCGATGAACTACCGGTTCCAAAACCTGCTGGGAGCCCCGTACCGAGGAGGCAACGTGGTCATCACCAAAAACTCCCTGCTAATCTCACCGGTGGGTAACCGCGTGACCGTCACCGACCTCGTCAAGTCCCAAACGCTAACCCTCCCGGTGCAGTCCTCCTCTGACATCTGCCGCTTGGCGGCCTCCCCGGACGGCGTGTTCCTCCTAATCGTCGACGCCAATAGGCGGTGCCTCCTCGTGAACCTCCACCGGCACGTGGTCCTCCACAGGATCACCTTCAAGAATGCCGTGAAAGCCGTGGCCTTCAGCCCTTGCGGGTCCCGCATCGCCGTCGCCACCGGCAAGCTCCTCCAGATATGGCGCTCGCCGGGCTTCAAGAAAGAGTTCTTCCCCTTCGAGCTCATCCGGACGTTCGCCGACTTCGACGACAAGGTCACGGCGCTCAAGTGGAGCCCCGACTCCAAATACATACTCGCTGGGTCGAAGGACTTGACGGCGAGGCTGTTTTCGGTGAACAAAACTGGCGTTGTCAAAACGAAGCCGTTTTTGTTTCTAGGCCATAGGGATACAGTAGTGGGTGTGTTTCTGGGAGTCGACAAGAAGACGAATAGAGTTTGTAGGGCTTACACAGTCACGCGGGATTGCTATATGTTTAGCTGGGAGTTGAGTGGCAGTGACGGTAAACTCGATGAAACGGAAGGGGTGAATTCGGAGCCAGACTCGCCGGGGACGCCGGAGAGGGAAGTCGAGACCGAGAGTGGGAATGGAGTGAGTGTGAAGAatgagaagaagaggaagggTTTGGATGGAAATTTGGAGGAGAACGGAGGGAAATGGAGGTTAATGAGGAAGGATGGTTTTAGCCAGGCCCCAGCGAAGCTGACGGCGTGCGACTATCACGCGGGGCTCGATATGCTGGTGGTGGGGTTCTCGAATGGGGTTTTTGGGTTGTACCAGTTGCCGGATTTTGTTTGTATTCACCGCTTGTCAATAGCGAGGGAGAAGATCACCACGGCCGTGTTTAATGAGGCCGGAAATTGGTTGACTTTCGGGTGTGCGAAACTTGGGCAGTTGCTGGTGTGGGAGTGGCGCTCGGAGAGTTATGTGTTGAAGCAGCAGGGGCATTACTTTGATGTCAATTGTGTGGCTTATTCACCAGATTCGCAGCTCTTGGCTACTGGAGCAGATGATAACAAAGTCAAGGTAAATTTAATGTGTGAAACATTGGTTCTGTCATTTTTCCAAGCCAATGGTTATGTTGTTTATATCAAAATTCTAGCTCAAATGCACTAGCCATATGttttatgatcaaaataataGCAGTTAGTAATCTATGCTTTTTCAGTTTGTCTGTAAAAATTCGGAGAGAAAATTTATAATACATGTAAACTAATAACAAGATAATTAATGTTGTGCATCTGTTTGTCCATGTTGCAGAGCAAGTTTTTGCTTGAAGATTTGAGCCATTTGATTTTATTGGTGCAATGTTGTATGCACTGAAGTGATGTGGCAGATTTAAATTTACGAATTAGTAAGCTACTCAAAGATTTTTCTAGAAACGCTTATGTGTTCCACAGTTGAAAGAAGTCCTCATATGTCACCCTTTGAATCTCCATTACCTCAATCATAGTCTTGTTTACCCTGAACAATTTAGAACCAAAATTCATGTTCCCTCTGCAAAATATGCAAGTTAGCATTCTCTTGTGATGCAATTATGCATAATTTATTGTGGGTGATGGGTAACAAGCCTGTATATGAGGTGTATAAGCTTATTCTTGGCATGTGTGTTTTGCCCTCAGCAGTGATTGGGTCATTCGCAATTGTTATGTAGTCATTTTATCAAActcatttatttcttcttttacaAAAACTAATTTCCTTAAAGTTATTTTTCTGATTGTTATGATATGGTTATGTTCTGAATGTTCGGCCTTTTGTCTCCTTCTATTGTATGAAGTTTGTACTTGAACTCATGTGTAACTTTTAGTGTTTGCTTCATACAGGTGTGGACTGTTTCATCAGGCTTTTGCTTCGTAACATTCTCAGAGCACACTAATGCAGTCACTGCTCTCCATTTCCTTGCTATTAGCCATTGTCTCTTAAGCGCATCTCTGGATGGGACTGTTCGTGCGTGGGATTTGCTCCGTTATCGAAATTTTAGGACGTTTACAACCCCTTCATCTAGGCAATTTGTTTCCTTGGCAGCTGATCAAAGTGGTGAAGTGATTTGTGCGGGAACTCTAGATTCATTTGAGGTATTTTTGTGTCAATTTCTGATGGATGTTAACAATCAACACTTACCTCATTTTCCCtgacattttcttttcaattttatgcTTAGATATTTGTTTGGTCAATGAAGACGGGTCGTTTGTTGGATGTTCTTAGTGGTCATGAAGGACCTGTTCATGGGCTGATGTTTTCTCCTACAAACGTGAGTTAACCTATCTGATGATGTCTGCACTGATGATGTGTGCCTTATGTTCATTTTGGAGAATGTATCTAACCACAGCGTATTAGAACTATTTGAGATCTTTAGTCTCCCCTGAACTCAACAGGGTGCTTTATGAGGTTTCCTGTTTTCACATGTAGGCAATCTTAGCTTCTTCATCATGGGACAGAACTGTTCGATTGTGGGATGTTTTTGATGGGAAAGGTGCTGTCGAGACATTTCCTCACACACATGACGTTCTTACGTTGGTTTATCGTCCAGATGGAAGGCAATTGGCTTGCAGCACATTAGATGGGCAGATTCATTTCTGGGACCCAATTGATGGCTTGTTAATGTACACCATTGAGGGCCGTAGGGATATTGCTAGTGGTCGTCTCATGACTGATCGTAGATCTGCTGCCAACTCAACTTCAGGGAAGTTCTTCACAACCTTGTGCTATTCTGCTGATGGGAGTTACATATTAGCTGCAGGGAATAGCAAATTCATCTGTATGTATGATGTTGCTGATCAGGTTAGTTTGCACACAGATAACTTATCGTCTTTGTGGGGaaactctgtttttttttttttttacagttttCAATGCATTTTGTCTGGTCATCATTTCTGGACTGTTTTCATGATTCCAGTGCTTATTTTCATCTGAAGATTGCC carries:
- the LOC133863982 gene encoding periodic tryptophan protein 2, producing MNYRFQNLLGAPYRGGNVVITKNSLLISPVGNRVTVTDLVKSQTLTLPVQSSSDICRLAASPDGVFLLIVDANRRCLLVNLHRHVVLHRITFKNAVKAVAFSPCGSRIAVATGKLLQIWRSPGFKKEFFPFELIRTFADFDDKVTALKWSPDSKYILAGSKDLTARLFSVNKTGVVKTKPFLFLGHRDTVVGVFLGVDKKTNRVCRAYTVTRDCYMFSWELSGSDGKLDETEGVNSEPDSPGTPEREVETESGNGVSVKNEKKRKGLDGNLEENGGKWRLMRKDGFSQAPAKLTACDYHAGLDMLVVGFSNGVFGLYQLPDFVCIHRLSIAREKITTAVFNEAGNWLTFGCAKLGQLLVWEWRSESYVLKQQGHYFDVNCVAYSPDSQLLATGADDNKVKVWTVSSGFCFVTFSEHTNAVTALHFLAISHCLLSASLDGTVRAWDLLRYRNFRTFTTPSSRQFVSLAADQSGEVICAGTLDSFEIFVWSMKTGRLLDVLSGHEGPVHGLMFSPTNAILASSSWDRTVRLWDVFDGKGAVETFPHTHDVLTLVYRPDGRQLACSTLDGQIHFWDPIDGLLMYTIEGRRDIASGRLMTDRRSAANSTSGKFFTTLCYSADGSYILAAGNSKFICMYDVADQVLLRRFQVTHNLSLDGVLDILNSKNMTRDGPLDLIDDDNSDTEEGVDKQIRANLGSGLPGSVQNAGRPSIRTKCLRIAPTGRSFTAATTEGVLVYSIDESYIFDPTDLDIDVTPEAVDAALNEDQPNKALILSLRLNEDTLIKKSIFAVSSVDIPAVASSIPYRYLQRLIEAFADLLESCPHLEFILRWSQELCKAHGNSIQQNSRNLLPALRSLMKEITRIHQDLADTCSSNEYMLQYLCSPRTTK